Below is a genomic region from Bos javanicus breed banteng chromosome 13, ARS-OSU_banteng_1.0, whole genome shotgun sequence.
AGCAGAGACGTCAGAGCGTTCCACTCGTGGGCACCCTGGTTCTCTTCTCGGGTTCCCCCCGCCTCCCAGGCACACCTAGCAGAACATTCCTGAaacaggaaggggtggggagcCTCGGACCGCCCAGGAGCCCCCTTGCCCTTCTACACCAGGAAACTCCCCTCCCCGCAGGGACGCTCATCCACCCACGGGGAGGGACTGCAAGGCCGGGCCcggccccctccccagcttcAGTGCGTGGACCACggccagcatcccaggcttcaGTGCCTCCCACGtgtcttcatttttaagaaaGCAAGTTAAGGGACATTTGTTTACGCAAAACATTTGCTACTGATTCATTTTACAGCCGGTCCTTGTCAGGAAGTTGCTGTCCTCTCCCGGGACGCTTTCTGAACGTTTGGTGGTGATTCGAGGGCAGACCCCGTCCTCTGTAACCTGCATGTTAACAGTTAACTGTTGCTGCGGACAGCATCCCGAGCTCAGGTCCACCTGGTCAGCAGTGGACCTGCCCTGACCCCTAGACGTCTGTGAAGCGCCCACACACTCCTGGTGGGAGTGGAGTGCCCCACCCCGTGAGGGCAAGCACAGGGCCTGGCCACCAACAGCACGGAGCGGGCTGGCGTTGGTTCTGAAGAAGGGGTTGTCCGGCAGGGAGgacaggagctggaggaggattCACTTAGGATTCTGATGGAAAGTTAACTTTTCAGCCAGAAACATCAGAACGGTTCCTTGATGCTTTGCTTCCCACTCTGATCACCAGGAGAGGACAGAGTCCTCGATTCCCTTGAATCCAGGGGTGAAGGGGCCTGGGGTGACTTCACAGAAGGGAGTGGCCAGGGAGTCCACCGGGGCGGCCTGGTCTGAGCCGCCCGGAGGTCAGTGGGAGCAGCCTTGGTGACGTCAGGGTGAGCGGGCAGGGTCTGCCAAGAGCTGGCCCTGCACAAGTTCCTGCCCATGACCTGTCCGGGCCCAGTTCTGTTACCCTGGTCTGAGACGACACCCCGTCTCCACCGGGGGCGTCTGCTCTGGCCGCGGGAAGGCTGGGCCTCTGCCGTCCTCCCCTCCAGGCCTTTGCGCTCCTGCCCAGGGGCTCATCCAGGTGTCATGACAATTGTGTCCCTGGGGGCAGCCAGAACCCCCCCCCACTTGGTGCCTGCCACCTGCCGCCATTCCCCTAACCTCCCCAAGTCTCTGGCCCCTCCATGTCTTCTTTGCCAAATCTCCTGCCGCCTATTTCTTCCAGAGTCGTGAGGgagcttcctctctccttcctgacTCAGCCCACCCCCCTCAGGAATCTGCCCACCTCTGTCTCCCCTGTGCCCCTCAGGGCTGCAGCCCCCATTGCCCCACCTCATCCGGAGACCTCACTTCCATCCACACCGCCCCTGGGTGTGGGAGGCAGAGCGTTTGTTCCTCCTCACAACCTCGCTTCCTGGTGGTCCTCTCAGCCCACGTCACCAGGCCACCACCTGCCACCAGGGTGAGTCACAGTCCCGCTCCAGACCCCACACCCAGCTTCTAGCTCAGGGCTCTCTCTGCTCTCctttcccaccctccaccccccagccccacgcACCTCCCAGACCTCTAACTGGTCCCCACCTGGCTCCCTCCTGAAGCCCCTTCTGCCAGGTCACTGTCACCATCACTGTCCCCCACCTTCTGGACTGTGTGCCCCCCCAGCCCCCGGCATCACTCCCAGCACCCCTCCAGAAACACCTCTTGAGAGAAAAAGAGCATGGCTTTAGAACCTGGAGTTAAACCTGCCCTGCACTCCTTGGAGGCCTCTTTTCTCCCTGTAGATGGGGTAGAGGTGCGAGGAAGACAGCCCCCAGGACCCTttcggcgggggtggggggccgggATACCTGGCTGGGACCTGGCCCCCACCCAGCTGCCTCTCTTCTGAAAGAAGAGCCCCCCCAACCTTGGGCTTATTCTGCCCACAACTTTTCCCTGTTGATGTCTTGAAGAACCATTCTGAAAATAGGTTTGACTTTTCAACTTTTTCAAACTAAAAATGAGGTTCTATCGTTTGCTTTGATAGCTCTGCTGACAAGGCCTTGGTGAACTGAAGCCTATACTTTAGGAAATGTAGTTAAAAATAAACCAAGTTCAATGATTCTCATAACCTCTGTAATTTTACCGAAATCACTTAGGAACTGACGTCACACGTTTGGGAGGGACGTTCATAGGAGGTCTGGCCTCGCCTAGTTTCACTTCGTTATTAAAACAATCATGTTAAGTTCAAGTGAAATGAAatctaatacattttatttaaaaaacaggcgACAGTGATTATCTTTGCAACACTGAGAGTGAGCTCTAACGTTTttgttatacttttctatatttttcaagtTTCCTACCAGATAGGTAAGCTTATAATCAGAAAAGGCAATATATGTAATTTGTACAAAGGAAAAATCGACAGCCATGGATAAACACACAGGAGACTGGGCTGTCCACCAGGTGCTCCTGCTGTTTATAGACTATGCTGATGAGCAGGAATCAAGCTGTTCTCCCAAAAGAAAACCACACTGGACTTCCCGGCGTCAATAGCAGGCCAGGAGCTCTCCAGCACCAGAGTCAGAGCCACGGGCTCAGGGCCCAGACAGCCAACCAACACAGCTGCCATGTCCAGAGACTTCAGCCACGGCCGGCATCTGTGGGACATCACATGAGGGCCGGGTCACCGCAAAGGAGAGTCTCAGAGACACTGGGGACAGAGCTTTGTGGGGGACCAGTGACAGCATTTGGTGCTGGGAGGTTCTCACCAGAGTGGAGCAGGCCCCTAGCTGAGCGGCCCTCGCAGAGCCATCCAGAGCTCCGTCTGGACCAGGGACCCAGCTGGGCCCACCTTTCAGGAGGGGTCCCACTCGGGCAGCCAGTGCCAGTCCCCCTGACAAAGAGGCTGTCACAGGCACCAGCGGGTCACACATAGGGTCAGGGGGCCTATGGAGACCCTACCCAGACCCAGATGGGGCCCACGCCTTCTCTGCCCACGGCCAGTGCCCCCTCCATGCTCCACGCACACAGAAAGGAAACCCTGCAGCTGGGCTGATGTGGCCGGCCCAGCCAGCCTGGTTCTCACTCCTGGTGGGGGTCTCCTGTACCCGCTGCCACATCAGACGCCCAGTTCTAAGGGCTTTGTGAAGACCTCAGACGACAGTGGAACCAGCCTCCTCTGGGAGCCTCAATCTAAGCTATGGGATCACTGACACCCCAGCAAGACCACCCTGCCAAGCTGAGCTGGGCGTCCGCCATGTCCCAGCCTCTGCTAGGACCCATGGACAAGGCAGCCCCAGGAAAGGTTCCAGCATCTCTGACTGACCCCAGCCCgggctcctgggcacagagaCCCACACAAGCCATCCTGCCAGGTTCCTGGGCCCCAGCCCAACCAGCCCACTGGGCCtaacccccacccacccccagctcaAGTTGAAGGCCCTCTCGGCCCATCAGCCTCATGACTGGGGGGTCTCTGTCCCCCAGTCTGGCCCCTGAGGAATGAAGCCCCCACGCGCTGCTGACCTCACAGCAGTTTTCCTCCCAGGAGTCAAGATTTCTTCACAACCAGGGAGCTCTGTATCCTCTGATAGTGGGGCCCACACCCAGCACCCCAAGTCTGCAGTCTCCCGTGAGGAGGGACCCGGGCAGCACTGaccccttctctccacactctaCGCCTGGAAGCTCGTCCACACGTCTGTGGCTCCAGCCTGACCACCTTGTGCTGACCACAGCCCCACTGAATCCTCCAAAAGATGCTCCCCAAGGTCACGGCCAAGGGAGGCAGAGTAACCCTCCAGGCAGCACAGGCCAACAGACCATCCACACTGGCCAGAACGCAGCTGAGCCCTAACTCGGGCTGTGCATGAAATGGGGACCCCATACTCCACGCAACTCAGAGGAAGACCACAGCTGAGCGGTCACTGGGGGATGGGTCAGCTCTGGGTCACCTCGGACACATGACTTCAGGAAAATCGGGGGAATTCCTAGTAAAGAGAAGTAATCTACCACCCAAACCCTCCTCCCGTTCTCCCTCCCCCACAATTTTGATTTTAATGCACAAGTAGTCTGTGACCACTGCAGCAAAACTGAGAAATGGTTGAAATCAAGTCAGCCCTGAACCACCAACTACAATTTCTGCCATCCACCTGCTTCCTGAACTTCCAGAGGAGCAGCACACGGGTGGCCCGGGGACCTGGCAGCCTGGTGGTTTCAGTCCAGAGTCCTGGGAGTGATGGACGGCCTCCAGGCACCTCCCCCTTGGCCACTTCCTGGAGACAAGCGGAGGGGTCAGAGCCAGAGGGCAGCCTCAGAGGCCAGGGGCAACTTCTCTGCACACCAGGGCTCATTCTGACAGAGGCTCTGGGGGGCTGTCCAGGTTCCTGTGACTGTCAGAGATGACCTGGCTTCTGAAAAGGGCCAAGTGGGCAGGGACGGGACCTCTTCTTACCCATCTCTCTGCCCCCCACAACACTGGCCCTCGGCTGGGGACAGGGCAGCCACGGAGACACACAGGAGATGCACCAGGAGGCACGGGGTGGACGGGCCGGGAGGGTACACGACCAGGGGCGGGGGGGACAGGCCAGGTGGGCGGATGAGGGGGTGGACGGGTGGGGACCACACTGGGAGCAGATGTGGGAGGCGTGATCCCTGGGCCAAGCCCCCACCCCTCAGCAAAGTTCTCGTCTGGTTCTGTTTCTCGTCCAGACTTTTGCTCCCAGATCCTTAAGTCAGATGCGAAACCAGGATTTCCCAAGACCATCAAGACCAACGACCCAGACGTCCTCAGGGCGGCCCGACACAGCGCCGAGAGCTTCAACAACTGCAGCAATGACGCCTTCTTGTTCCGGGAGTCCCGTGTTAGCAGAGCCCTTGTCCAGGTGAGGTCTGGGCTCGCGCAGGGCAGCCAGGTCTGACCAGATCTGACCTCCCAGAACCAGCCTGGGGCCACCAGCATCAGGCTCCAAGGCCCGCACCATCTctcagcagaccaggcttccccaGGGTGGACAGTGCAGCCCCTGGGGTGGGGACACAAGCTGCACTGCTGCCCACCTTCAGGGCTGCCTGAGGGTGGCTCCGCCACAGCCCCAAAGCACTTCTGGCCACGCTGCCCCCACCGTGCCCCGTCCCCACACACGTCACATCCTGGGAGGTCCCCATGCTTCTCAGTGACCCCGTATGGGGGGCCTAATGCTCCCCACACAGGGACCCCATGGGGCAGCCAGGCCTGGCTCCTGAGAACACAGGTCGAGGGTACAGGACCCGGTCACTCACCCCCTAAAAGCGGGCCCAGGGCAGCTGGTCACAAGCTTCACATCCACTGGCCCAAGGACGCAGGCTGCCCAACACCACCCGGCATGCTGACACACACTCACGGTCACCCTCTGGGCACAGGACTGGCAGGTGACTGTGTTATCTCTATTCTCTTTGGCGATTGCAAACTCTGAGAGCAGGATGCTGTCTGGATCGTGGAGGGCAGTCTGTGTGGGTGAAAGCTGCATCAGGGCTCTAGGGGCCCAGACCGGGGGATCGGGGTCTTTCCTCCCCACCGCCTGCAGGAACCCGGGCCCaagcctggagggagggaggcggccCCCAGCTCACTCCCTCTCACCATGTCCTGGACCCAGTGTCCCAGGCCCACCCTCTGTCCCCTCAGATAGTGAAAGGCCTGAAGTTCATGCTGGACATGGACATCGGCAGAACCACCTGCAAAAAGACCGGGCACGCAAACCTGGATGACTGCAGCTTCCAGACCAACCGCACCCTGCAGTGGGTAAGAGGGGGTCTCGCCTCCCGCCCCTCGCACCTCCCAACCGCCTCCACAGCCTCGAGCTCACCCTCAGCGCTTCTCTCCCTGTGAGGCTCCAGATCCCACCCCGACACCAGAGGGTGGGAGGCGGCCCCCTGGGACTTCCCAAACGCCAAGCCCTCCTTGCTCCCAGAAGCACGTGTCCAGGAGCACATACTGCAGGCATGGAGGTGCGGGGAGAGCAGAGACACCTTTGACATAATTCAGaagttatatatacacactcaggGAGAGCAGAGGAGGCAGAACTTAgggttagtagctcagtcatgtccgactctttgtgaccccacggactgaagcctgccaggctcctctgtccatgggattctccaggcaagagtactagagtgggctgccagcAGCAGAACTTGGTAATCTATAAACAGAGGTGTGGAGGACGTGCTGATTTCCTCTTTTTGGCTGCGCTTGGTCTTCGTGGCTGGAAGTGGGCTACTTTCTAGTcgtggtgcaggggcttctcgCTGAGGAGGCTTCTTTCGTTGCAAAGCACAAGCTCactagttgtggttcatgggcttggttgcccaacagcaagtgggatcttcacGGAAGagggatcgaactcgtgcccTCACGCTGGCAGTGgactcttaaccgctggactgccagggaagcccaagtgtgtATTCTTGAATTACTCCTGCAACTTTCCTGTAGATTTGAAGTTTTTCAAAATAcagtcagggcaggaggagaactcTTCAGTAAAGAAAACATACATGCCTATCTGTGGGTGCACACACAGACGTGCACACATGTGAATACATGCACATAAGCACACGTGTGTGTACATAACCCCCCCCCCGAGGCAGTGGCACTGGGAACCCACTTCTGCAGCGGGTGGGGGTGCCCTGGTGGGGTGGGCAGCCTCCGGGAAGGGAACCCTCAGGCCACCCCTCCTTTCAGACCCTCAGCTGCTACTCTGAAGTCTGGGTCGTCCCCTGGCTGCAGACTACCGAGGTGTCCCTCCTCCACTGTCACTGACTGCCACCTCCCAGCTCCGTCCCCGCTGTCACCCACCCTCGGGAACGGCATCTGCCAGGAACAGAATGGTGGCACCAGGAGCCCACGGACAGCCACGTAGTTGCGGGGATGGGAAGCCAGTCTGCACAGATGGGGCAAGTCCTCTGGTGCGAGTTACACGGGCTCTGGACCCCAAGGGCCCTCCCACCCGACTGCCCCGAGGTCCCAGGCCCTCGAGGAAAGCCCAGAGGGCCGTCCTTCAGGCTGAATAATCATCCCAGCACTGGGCAGGGACCCAACCAGCTCAGTAACAACCTCCAAGGTgaacacttaggaataaacctgaatAAAGAACTGACCCCCTCAAAGCTCTGCCTGGTGCTTGACCCACTGAGGGGAGAACTGGAAAGGCAGCTCAGTGATAGGAGGGCCCACCATACGGTGGGGCACAGCAGGAACCCCGGGCCCAGTGCCTCGGGACACCCCCGTGGGGCCACCGCACCTGAcgcagcacacaggctctgaACTCCCCTCTGTCTTCACACACCAACATGCACTGAAGCACAAGGCCAGGTTTCTCCTGACAACCATGGGGCCACCCAATGCTGCCCCACAGGCCTCCCGGGACATCAGAACAGAGAGGTGTTGGGGGAGTGGCCCCAGGGCCCCCCCACCCCTGAGCCCCCTGTGCCCATGACAGTGTCACGTACCGCAGGAGGAGGGTGTCAGCTAGCAGGGGCCTCGAGGCCCGCACTGCCACCCAGTCtgcatgctttttaaaacacagcaGCTCTGCCCTCAGAGTGAATGATTCTGACAGCGGCAAGCTGGCCCTCCATCTCATTCAGCGTCACCGAAGAAATGTCAAGTTAAGGACCCGGGATTCTAAGACATACAGAGTTACCACCATGAA
It encodes:
- the CST7 gene encoding cystatin-F; its protein translation is MHPAGALLAVCGLVLGVLGKSSPDFCSQILKSDAKPGFPKTIKTNDPDVLRAARHSAESFNNCSNDAFLFRESRVSRALVQIVKGLKFMLDMDIGRTTCKKTGHANLDDCSFQTNRTLQWTLSCYSEVWVVPWLQTTEVSLLHCH